A genomic segment from uncultured Desulfuromonas sp. encodes:
- a CDS encoding EAL domain-containing protein, protein MVVKSFKVSLLWRFLLVSCLPMVVVGLLTLSFIVNNTRKQLDRQLVQHADSIRTAIQFIIDKPQSTLRHMSTGLASHDFLHDDGLTDRLQSVVNQSDIIEAIFILDQNDVVVRAGLPHALEAQRNTFVGYNLADNEEVKHSKTQRSIYWSSAVPSLVTGKPAVALCLPFHQYLLFAYLNLNRLTALTSHLPSDSDTLIAVIGRNGRMLFHSGLSHIISYDDLSVLEPVKQGLQGLEGRYLYMWNDDVQIGNVLIIPETGWLVMVSQPKQVAYAEISYLQNLFLLGGGSCVVLSLLVAFAMARRFSRPMTQLEECVQRIARGELDVPVEINGFAEARSLAEDVKAMGQAIQEREVALLRERDRFQALFDNVNDAVFMCGLDEHLHAGHFVEVNGVACDMLGYSRDELLAMTPEDLDTDSDNPFIADRVGFTTMDPAQPVPGLVEATLVTKQGRTLPFELNLQRLQLDDQQMLVCVARNIADRKQAQRALNALVTSTVGSTGMACFEKILRELCLYFEVDGGLIGVLNDRGRVDCLSMLFLGNYRDDYSYPLIGSPCEKVFRNEVCFYPSGVRELFPDDVDFKQMGVESYFGIPLLNSEQKVVGVLNGFSRQRMHLPPDAREVLSIVAARAATELERLKADEALAEHRRQLGYLAFHDPLTQLPNRLRFTEVLEKAVNEAPGHGSYLSLLFIDLDRFKNINDSLGHSIGDKLLQAVARRTNALIGRDNMLARLGGDEFAILLLNCVTPVVGADTAQRVIDALSQPFQIDDYSLHVSASIGITVAPVDAQDPDELIKCADIAMFKAKDAGRNTYKFYERSMNLKTHELLLLENDLRHALSRNQLELYYQPQLDLQGGLIVGFEALLRWNHPDRGLVSPLEFIPLAEETGLIVSMGEWILRSACRQIRQWNDDFGCQLRVAVNISARQFHHYDLVECVKKVLDQTGVPTQWLELEITESLLMYDIQSSIETMMRLKELGVRLAIDDFGTGYSSLSYLKQFPIASLKIDKSFVDDLLTDASDAAIAESTLALASKMDLSVVAEGIECQDQLDYLKERGCQFGQGYLISRPLNVAQCEQFCRQRFADGSSLPS, encoded by the coding sequence ATGGTTGTCAAATCGTTCAAAGTTTCGCTGCTGTGGCGCTTTTTGCTGGTGTCTTGCCTCCCCATGGTCGTTGTCGGCCTGCTGACCCTGTCTTTTATCGTCAACAACACCCGCAAACAACTGGACCGTCAGTTGGTGCAACATGCCGACAGTATTCGCACAGCCATCCAGTTTATTATTGATAAGCCGCAATCGACCTTGCGGCATATGAGCACAGGTCTTGCCTCACACGATTTTCTTCACGATGACGGACTGACGGATCGTTTGCAAAGTGTCGTTAATCAGTCTGATATCATCGAGGCCATTTTTATTCTCGATCAAAACGACGTGGTCGTGCGTGCCGGCCTGCCTCATGCGCTTGAGGCGCAGCGCAACACCTTTGTGGGCTATAATCTTGCCGACAATGAAGAAGTGAAGCACAGCAAGACACAACGTTCCATTTACTGGTCGAGTGCTGTCCCGTCTCTGGTGACCGGAAAGCCGGCTGTTGCCCTGTGTCTCCCCTTTCATCAATACCTGTTATTTGCCTATCTCAACCTCAATCGTCTGACCGCCTTGACCAGTCATTTGCCGTCAGATTCGGACACGTTAATTGCCGTCATCGGTCGTAATGGCCGAATGCTGTTTCACAGCGGCCTTTCACACATAATATCCTATGATGATCTCAGTGTCCTTGAACCGGTGAAACAAGGTTTGCAGGGCCTTGAGGGGCGTTACCTCTATATGTGGAACGATGACGTTCAAATCGGCAACGTGCTGATTATTCCCGAAACCGGTTGGTTGGTCATGGTGTCGCAACCCAAGCAGGTGGCTTACGCAGAGATCAGCTATTTACAGAATTTGTTTCTGCTCGGTGGCGGCTCCTGCGTCGTTCTGTCGTTGCTGGTGGCGTTTGCCATGGCCCGGCGGTTTTCCCGTCCCATGACCCAGCTTGAAGAGTGTGTGCAACGGATTGCTCGTGGGGAGTTGGATGTCCCGGTGGAGATCAACGGCTTTGCCGAAGCCAGATCACTGGCCGAGGATGTCAAGGCGATGGGTCAGGCCATTCAGGAGCGGGAAGTCGCATTGTTGCGCGAGCGTGATCGTTTTCAGGCCTTATTTGATAACGTCAATGACGCGGTGTTTATGTGTGGGCTGGATGAGCATCTGCACGCGGGTCATTTCGTTGAAGTGAATGGGGTGGCCTGCGACATGCTAGGGTACAGCCGCGATGAACTGTTGGCAATGACACCGGAGGATCTCGACACGGATAGTGATAATCCCTTTATCGCAGATCGCGTTGGGTTTACGACCATGGATCCGGCACAACCGGTGCCAGGTCTGGTTGAAGCAACACTGGTGACGAAACAAGGTCGCACATTGCCTTTTGAACTTAATCTGCAGCGGTTACAACTTGATGATCAACAGATGTTGGTGTGCGTGGCGCGGAATATCGCCGACCGCAAACAGGCCCAGCGCGCACTGAATGCCTTGGTGACCAGCACTGTCGGTTCAACGGGGATGGCGTGTTTTGAAAAGATTCTCCGTGAGCTCTGTCTGTATTTTGAGGTGGATGGCGGGCTGATCGGTGTTCTCAATGACCGTGGCCGTGTTGACTGTCTGTCGATGTTGTTTCTGGGGAATTATCGTGATGACTATTCCTATCCGTTGATCGGTTCCCCGTGTGAAAAAGTGTTTCGCAACGAGGTGTGTTTTTATCCCTCTGGCGTACGCGAGTTGTTCCCGGATGACGTTGATTTTAAACAGATGGGTGTTGAAAGTTACTTTGGCATTCCACTGCTCAATTCGGAGCAGAAGGTTGTCGGCGTGTTGAATGGGTTTTCACGCCAACGAATGCATTTACCACCGGATGCCCGAGAAGTCCTTTCCATTGTTGCCGCCCGTGCTGCGACTGAACTTGAACGTCTTAAAGCGGATGAGGCTCTGGCCGAGCATCGTCGACAACTCGGCTATCTGGCTTTTCATGATCCTTTGACGCAATTGCCCAACCGACTGCGTTTTACCGAGGTGCTTGAAAAGGCGGTGAATGAGGCACCGGGCCATGGCAGCTATTTGAGCTTGCTGTTTATCGACCTGGACCGGTTTAAAAATATCAACGACTCGCTTGGCCACAGTATTGGAGACAAGTTGCTTCAGGCCGTGGCGCGACGGACCAATGCGTTGATCGGCCGAGACAACATGCTGGCACGGCTTGGTGGTGATGAATTCGCCATTTTGTTATTGAATTGTGTGACGCCTGTGGTTGGAGCCGATACGGCACAGCGGGTGATTGACGCGTTGTCGCAACCGTTTCAGATCGACGATTACTCTCTGCATGTTTCAGCCAGTATCGGTATCACGGTGGCACCGGTGGATGCCCAGGATCCTGACGAGTTGATCAAATGTGCGGATATCGCCATGTTTAAGGCCAAGGATGCCGGACGCAATACGTATAAGTTTTACGAACGCAGCATGAATCTGAAAACCCATGAGCTGCTGTTGCTTGAAAATGATTTGCGCCATGCCTTGTCGCGTAATCAGCTGGAGTTGTACTACCAGCCACAACTTGACCTTCAGGGAGGTTTGATCGTCGGCTTCGAAGCCCTGTTACGCTGGAACCATCCTGATCGCGGGCTGGTGTCGCCACTGGAATTTATTCCTCTGGCGGAGGAGACTGGTCTGATCGTGTCTATGGGCGAATGGATTTTACGCTCTGCCTGTCGTCAGATTCGGCAGTGGAATGACGACTTTGGCTGTCAGCTGCGGGTGGCGGTCAATATCTCGGCCCGCCAGTTTCACCATTACGATCTTGTCGAGTGTGTCAAAAAAGTTCTCGATCAGACCGGTGTGCCCACGCAGTGGCTTGAGTTGGAGATTACGGAAAGTCTGTTGATGTATGATATCCAATCGTCGATTGAAACCATGATGCGCTTGAAAGAGCTTGGCGTGCGGCTGGCGATTGACGATTTCGGGACTGGTTATTCCTCACTGAGTTACCTGAAACAGTTCCCCATTGCCAGCCTGAAGATTGATAAATCTTTTGTCGATGACCTGCTCACAGATGCCAGTGATGCCGCCATTGCCGAATCAACGTTGGCACTGGCCAGCAAAATGGATCTGTCGGTCGTCGCCGAAGGGATCGAATGTCAAGACCAGCTCGATTATCTCAAAGAGCGTGGTTGCCAGTTCGGGCAAGGGTATCTGATCAGTCGGCCTCTCAATGTCGCTCAATGCGAACAGTTTTGCCGTCAGCGTTTCGCAGACGGTTCCTCTCTTCCTTCGTAG
- a CDS encoding transcriptional repressor, producing the protein MEALQQFKEFLDQRGLKFTRERDQIFQAIVDFEKPFDVDGLLFHLKQREVKTSKATIYRALQLLLESGLLRTISLSPTDHRSNLYSLCGKFRAYDHLICTGCGKVTDVEKKQICDSCRTIAQERGYQLESHSLRIFALCPECQKKGLETC; encoded by the coding sequence ATGGAAGCATTACAGCAATTCAAGGAGTTTCTCGATCAGCGTGGTTTGAAATTTACCCGCGAACGGGATCAGATCTTTCAGGCCATCGTTGATTTTGAAAAACCATTTGATGTCGATGGCTTGCTGTTTCATCTCAAACAGCGTGAGGTGAAAACGTCCAAAGCGACGATCTACCGAGCCCTGCAATTGTTGCTTGAATCCGGATTATTACGAACGATCAGCTTGTCACCGACCGATCACCGCAGCAACCTGTACAGCCTGTGTGGAAAATTTCGGGCCTATGATCATCTGATTTGTACCGGGTGCGGTAAAGTTACCGATGTCGAGAAAAAACAGATTTGCGACAGTTGTCGCACCATTGCGCAAGAGCGCGGTTATCAATTGGAATCGCACAGTTTGCGTATTTTTGCCCTGTGCCCTGAATGTCAGAAAAAAGGATTGGAAACCTGCTGA
- the citC gene encoding [citrate (pro-3S)-lyase] ligase: protein MIQQVVTAEQSLEVKQFLSCFQLEFETDYDELLVVRNQRGEIVACGARQQALLKMIAVDPAEQGSPLFAQLVGELIRRGFEDQKETLFVITRPQHALSFEAINFRLLCLTDQVALLEYGPGLSAYVDTYRDIRREGENGAVVINANPFTLGHRYLIETAAGQVDQLYVFVVEEDRSSFPFAVRYDLVCRGVADLTNVHVLPSGPYAVSAITFPGYFLQDSHVVEIQQHQLDATLFARQLAPRFTIRRRFVGSEPYCPVTQRYHDALQKILPSLGIDVLEVPRMATGSGAISASTVRELLRQRAVSTLERLVPATTLDYLQSAPCHLHTVSAGRH from the coding sequence ATGATTCAACAGGTGGTTACCGCAGAGCAGAGTCTTGAAGTCAAACAGTTCCTATCATGTTTTCAGCTGGAATTTGAGACGGATTACGATGAATTGCTGGTCGTCAGAAATCAGCGAGGCGAGATCGTTGCCTGCGGTGCCCGACAACAGGCCTTGCTGAAGATGATTGCCGTTGATCCTGCCGAGCAAGGCAGTCCGCTATTTGCCCAGCTGGTTGGTGAGCTGATTCGGCGGGGATTTGAGGATCAGAAGGAGACGTTGTTCGTCATCACCCGCCCGCAACACGCGTTAAGTTTTGAAGCAATAAATTTTCGCTTGTTGTGTCTGACGGATCAAGTCGCCTTGCTGGAATATGGCCCTGGTTTGAGCGCCTATGTGGATACCTACCGAGACATTCGCCGCGAAGGAGAGAATGGTGCCGTCGTCATCAATGCCAATCCTTTCACCCTTGGCCATCGTTATCTGATTGAGACGGCAGCCGGTCAGGTGGATCAGCTGTATGTTTTTGTCGTCGAAGAGGATCGCTCAAGCTTCCCTTTTGCTGTCCGCTATGACCTCGTATGCCGCGGTGTTGCCGACCTGACCAATGTCCACGTTTTACCCAGTGGTCCCTATGCCGTCAGTGCCATTACTTTTCCCGGCTATTTTCTCCAAGACAGTCATGTGGTGGAAATTCAGCAGCATCAACTTGATGCGACGCTTTTTGCCCGCCAGCTGGCGCCGCGATTTACCATCAGAAGACGTTTTGTCGGCAGTGAGCCCTATTGTCCCGTAACGCAGCGTTACCACGATGCTTTGCAAAAAATTCTCCCCAGCCTTGGTATTGACGTCCTTGAAGTCCCGCGGATGGCCACCGGCAGTGGCGCGATCAGTGCCTCTACCGTTCGCGAACTGCTGCGTCAGCGAGCTGTCAGTACCCTGGAACGCCTTGTCCCGGCGACAACGCTCGATTATTTGCAATCGGCACCATGTCATCTGCATACCGTATCGGCTGGGAGGCATTGA
- a CDS encoding triphosphoribosyl-dephospho-CoA synthase, which produces MIRMPLYAPLTTICAALPGDSLGDAFCRGARRELLLTPKPGLVDLFDNGAHNDLNLIVMQQSIDLLSLYYQELMAVPISPVDIDRVRAIGRAAEERMWIHCRTNTHKGYVFVSGLVLLALRCGGDLRHQIRTLSRDLFTASDRAGSHGETCQRLYGCRGIVGECLEGLPAVFEQGLPCYRYYRSQGHGETRSGLALMARLMQVVDDSTCYHRAGLHGATLVRHDGVELEQRIAAGRDVESWLVERNRRYLEINLTMGGVADMMAVTFALDQLLEEEGADHDKFL; this is translated from the coding sequence ATGATCCGGATGCCGTTATACGCGCCGCTTACCACCATTTGCGCCGCTTTACCCGGCGATAGCCTGGGAGATGCTTTTTGTCGCGGTGCTCGGCGCGAACTGCTGCTGACGCCGAAGCCTGGGCTGGTCGACCTGTTTGATAACGGTGCCCACAACGATCTCAATCTCATTGTCATGCAGCAGTCAATCGACCTGTTATCCCTCTATTACCAAGAGTTGATGGCAGTTCCGATTTCTCCTGTCGACATTGACAGGGTGCGGGCTATTGGTCGTGCTGCGGAAGAGCGGATGTGGATTCATTGTCGGACTAATACCCATAAAGGGTATGTCTTTGTCAGTGGACTGGTGTTGCTCGCCCTGCGTTGTGGTGGGGATTTGCGACATCAAATCAGGACCCTGAGTCGCGATCTTTTTACGGCATCGGACCGGGCTGGGAGCCATGGTGAAACCTGTCAACGTCTTTACGGCTGTCGAGGCATCGTCGGTGAATGCCTTGAGGGCTTGCCCGCCGTGTTTGAACAGGGGCTGCCCTGTTATCGTTATTATCGCAGTCAGGGGCATGGTGAAACCCGCTCAGGTCTGGCGTTGATGGCGCGTCTGATGCAAGTGGTCGATGACAGTACCTGTTATCATCGCGCTGGCTTGCATGGCGCAACCCTGGTGCGTCATGACGGCGTTGAATTGGAGCAACGCATTGCTGCAGGGCGCGATGTGGAATCCTGGTTGGTGGAGCGCAATCGTCGCTATTTGGAGATTAATCTGACCATGGGAGGTGTTGCGGACATGATGGCCGTCACGTTTGCTCTCGATCAACTGCTTGAAGAAGAAGGCGCTGATCATGATAAATTTTTATGA
- the citX gene encoding citrate lyase holo-[acyl-carrier protein] synthase — protein sequence MMLLQSLNIETEPSSIVCDGLRRDLLDAREQRQWEIDRFIQSGHAAVIQIATNVPGPDKAPEGCDELVAWAQSQLEEQLQAMTVLHSRDRAGVYSLLISRLNAVHCKQVAVAVEASHPFARLLDIDVYAPLRGQISRQALGYPARACLLCESNAIDCIRSERHDPDAVIRAAYHHLRRFTRR from the coding sequence ATGATGTTATTGCAGTCATTGAATATCGAGACGGAACCATCATCGATTGTGTGCGACGGATTAAGACGTGATCTGCTCGATGCCCGGGAACAGCGGCAGTGGGAGATCGACCGCTTTATCCAGTCCGGACATGCCGCTGTCATCCAGATTGCCACTAATGTTCCCGGTCCTGACAAGGCACCGGAAGGCTGCGATGAACTGGTGGCCTGGGCGCAGAGCCAGCTGGAAGAACAGCTGCAGGCGATGACGGTGTTGCACAGCCGTGATCGAGCCGGGGTTTACAGCTTGCTGATCAGCCGGTTGAATGCCGTTCATTGCAAACAGGTGGCCGTTGCTGTTGAAGCGTCCCACCCTTTTGCCCGCTTGCTGGATATTGATGTTTATGCCCCGCTCAGAGGCCAGATCAGCCGACAGGCGTTGGGCTATCCGGCGCGTGCCTGTCTGTTATGTGAATCCAACGCCATTGACTGTATAAGGAGTGAGCGACATGATCCGGATGCCGTTATACGCGCCGCTTACCACCATTTGCGCCGCTTTACCCGGCGATAG
- a CDS encoding aldolase/citrate lyase family protein, which translates to MKKEVPLLRSLLYVPGNMPSMLQNVSLFPCDAVFIDLEDAVPLNEKDTARILVSRFIATCEERNKQLFVRINALDTPWGHDDLRQVLPAKPDGIRLPKADTPEIVERLDTLLTEMEEELAIEIGTFKIIPSIESALGVINAIKIGRCSTRVIALAFGAEDYTASMEIERTKSGEELFHARARVLWAAKAAGIQAIDTIFADVADMDSFRTEVELIKNLGFTGKSLVNPRQISVVHDVFAPKREEIDYALQVIEAIVRAREMGTGVISLNGKMVDAPVVKRAARMIRTAVSQGLLEYELDDEVIYGAH; encoded by the coding sequence ATGAAAAAAGAGGTGCCTCTGCTGCGCTCCTTGCTTTATGTTCCCGGCAATATGCCTTCCATGTTGCAGAATGTGTCCCTGTTTCCGTGCGATGCGGTGTTTATCGATCTGGAAGACGCGGTGCCGCTCAACGAAAAGGATACCGCACGTATCCTGGTCAGCCGTTTTATCGCCACCTGTGAAGAACGCAATAAGCAGTTGTTTGTGCGGATCAATGCCTTGGACACGCCCTGGGGTCATGATGATCTACGCCAGGTGCTTCCCGCAAAGCCGGATGGTATTCGTCTGCCCAAGGCCGACACACCGGAGATTGTTGAGCGACTTGATACCCTACTGACGGAAATGGAGGAAGAGCTGGCTATCGAGATTGGCACCTTCAAGATCATCCCCTCCATCGAGAGCGCTCTCGGCGTCATCAACGCCATCAAGATTGGCCGCTGTTCGACGCGGGTCATCGCCCTGGCATTTGGTGCCGAAGACTATACCGCCAGTATGGAGATCGAGCGAACCAAAAGCGGTGAAGAGTTGTTTCATGCCCGGGCGCGTGTGTTGTGGGCCGCCAAGGCTGCTGGCATTCAGGCCATTGATACCATTTTCGCCGACGTGGCGGATATGGACAGTTTTCGCACCGAAGTGGAGTTGATCAAAAATCTCGGCTTTACCGGCAAATCTCTGGTTAATCCACGCCAGATTTCTGTGGTCCACGACGTGTTCGCGCCGAAACGTGAGGAAATAGATTATGCCTTGCAAGTGATTGAAGCCATTGTCCGGGCACGCGAGATGGGCACCGGCGTCATTTCTCTCAACGGCAAGATGGTCGATGCGCCGGTGGTGAAAAGAGCCGCGCGGATGATCAGGACGGCGGTCTCTCAGGGCTTGTTGGAGTACGAACTCGATGATGAGGTGATTTATGGTGCGCACTAG
- a CDS encoding DUF2238 domain-containing protein — protein sequence MSSRILLISYLVIWLLLAIRPSYRDDWLLENLLVFVAAPIVVWLHHRRPFSTGAAALLWLFFILHAIGAHYTYAEMPWLSQLADYCGWQRNHYDRIVHFLFGLLLFRPLFEQLSAAFTTPGSRLIVALLILFSASGFYEIVEWLAAQWTHPELGTAFLGTQGDQWDAQKDMVLAHLGALMAALYELQRSKRMPS from the coding sequence ATGTCCTCACGCATCCTGCTGATAAGTTATTTGGTGATCTGGCTCCTGCTGGCCATCCGTCCAAGCTACCGTGACGATTGGTTACTCGAAAACCTGCTGGTGTTTGTCGCTGCCCCCATTGTGGTCTGGCTGCACCATCGGCGGCCGTTCTCGACCGGTGCCGCGGCGCTCCTCTGGCTCTTTTTCATTCTTCATGCCATTGGTGCCCACTATACGTATGCTGAGATGCCCTGGCTCAGCCAGCTTGCCGATTATTGCGGCTGGCAAAGAAATCATTATGATCGCATCGTTCATTTTTTGTTTGGACTGCTGTTGTTTCGGCCCCTGTTTGAACAGCTCTCGGCAGCTTTTACAACTCCAGGGTCGAGGCTCATCGTGGCGTTGCTGATTCTGTTCAGTGCCTCTGGTTTTTATGAGATTGTCGAATGGCTGGCAGCACAATGGACCCATCCGGAACTGGGAACCGCTTTTCTCGGCACTCAGGGCGATCAATGGGATGCACAAAAAGATATGGTTTTGGCGCACCTTGGTGCCTTAATGGCGGCCTTGTATGAACTCCAGCGCAGCAAGAGGATGCCCTCTTAA
- the citD gene encoding citrate lyase acyl carrier protein encodes MEISRKAQAGTMQSSDLLVFVEPADHLVIDIESTVLKQFEHLIRQRIEEKLSELGVCRGKVRVSDRAALDYAIDARIEAAVKRAQGEQE; translated from the coding sequence ATGGAGATCTCTCGAAAAGCTCAGGCTGGAACCATGCAGTCCAGCGATCTGCTGGTCTTTGTTGAACCGGCAGACCATCTGGTGATTGACATTGAATCGACAGTCCTCAAGCAGTTTGAACATCTGATTCGACAGCGCATTGAGGAAAAATTATCCGAACTCGGCGTTTGCCGCGGCAAAGTACGGGTCAGTGACCGCGCTGCTCTCGATTATGCCATTGATGCCCGTATTGAAGCTGCGGTGAAGCGTGCCCAAGGGGAACAGGAATGA
- the citF gene encoding citrate lyase subunit alpha yields MVRTSLGRWVPESFAGRLCQPYQDPFSRQPDQMRSSRPLRRINPGEDKVLGSLTEAIDAAGLKNGMCISTHHHLRNGDALLGMVVRAIHALGLRDIVIASSSVHPVHAELLPYLTDGTIAAFECGVNGLIGEMASKGEIHCPITVRTHGGRARALMSGDVQVDVAFIAAPCCDRYGNINGFSGPSACGSLGYAKVDADYAHTVVAVTDNLQPYPVTPISIAQTQVDFVVEVEHLGDPQKIVSTTTRTTTDPIGLMIADYASEVIQASGLLTEGFSFQTGSGGTSLAVAERVRDTMLRDGIQGSFGSGGITGYFVDMLEHGLFRSLFDVQCFDLKAVQSIGRNPGHVEIDADMYANPFNKGAVVNQLDVVILGATEVDVDFNVNVNTESNGYLLHNTGGHSDTAAGAKLSVITVPSIRGRLPIIRDAVTTITTPGETIDVIVTERGIAVNEQHDDLRRELEKRHLPVKDIRQLQKEILALTGQPKPVEFEDDVIAVIEYRDGTIIDCVRRIKT; encoded by the coding sequence ATGGTGCGCACTAGCTTGGGACGTTGGGTCCCGGAATCCTTTGCCGGACGCCTTTGTCAGCCCTACCAGGACCCCTTTTCGCGCCAACCGGACCAGATGCGCTCCAGTCGCCCGTTACGGCGTATCAACCCCGGAGAGGATAAAGTTCTGGGCTCGTTGACCGAGGCCATTGACGCCGCCGGTCTCAAGAACGGCATGTGTATCAGCACCCATCATCACCTGCGCAATGGCGATGCCCTGCTGGGGATGGTGGTGCGCGCCATCCATGCACTGGGTCTGCGCGATATTGTGATTGCCTCCAGCTCGGTTCATCCCGTGCATGCAGAACTGTTGCCCTATCTTACGGACGGCACCATTGCCGCTTTTGAGTGTGGCGTGAACGGTCTGATCGGTGAGATGGCCAGCAAGGGCGAGATTCACTGTCCGATCACGGTGCGTACGCACGGTGGCCGAGCCCGGGCTCTGATGAGCGGCGATGTACAGGTGGATGTCGCTTTTATTGCCGCGCCCTGTTGTGATCGCTACGGCAATATCAATGGCTTTTCCGGGCCGTCGGCGTGCGGTTCGCTTGGCTATGCCAAGGTGGATGCCGACTATGCCCACACCGTTGTTGCCGTGACCGACAACCTGCAGCCCTACCCCGTGACGCCGATCTCTATTGCTCAGACGCAGGTGGATTTTGTCGTTGAAGTGGAGCATCTCGGTGATCCGCAGAAGATCGTTTCGACCACCACCCGCACCACCACCGATCCCATTGGTTTAATGATTGCCGATTATGCGTCCGAAGTCATTCAGGCCTCCGGGTTGCTGACCGAAGGCTTTTCCTTCCAGACCGGCAGCGGCGGCACCAGTCTCGCCGTGGCTGAACGCGTGCGCGACACCATGTTGCGTGACGGCATTCAGGGCAGTTTCGGCAGTGGCGGCATCACCGGCTATTTTGTCGATATGCTCGAACACGGTCTGTTTCGTAGCCTGTTCGACGTACAGTGTTTCGATCTCAAGGCCGTACAATCCATTGGCCGAAATCCCGGCCATGTCGAAATTGACGCCGACATGTACGCCAACCCGTTCAACAAGGGGGCAGTGGTCAATCAGCTCGATGTGGTAATTCTCGGTGCCACCGAGGTCGATGTGGATTTCAATGTCAACGTCAATACCGAGTCCAACGGTTACTTGCTGCACAATACCGGTGGCCATAGCGATACCGCTGCCGGAGCAAAATTGTCGGTCATTACGGTGCCGTCGATCCGTGGCCGTTTGCCGATTATTCGTGATGCCGTGACCACGATCACCACGCCGGGGGAAACCATCGATGTGATCGTCACGGAACGCGGCATCGCGGTTAACGAGCAGCATGACGACCTGCGTCGTGAATTGGAAAAGCGCCATCTGCCGGTCAAGGATATTCGCCAGTTGCAAAAAGAGATTCTGGCCCTGACTGGTCAACCCAAGCCAGTGGAGTTTGAAGATGATGTTATTGCAGTCATTGAATATCGAGACGGAACCATCATCGATTGTGTGCGACGGATTAAGACGTGA
- a CDS encoding PPC domain-containing DNA-binding protein, producing MKKVWFKECSGGRRFLVKISQGEWLVESLRRFAAEAGVRSAVILSAVGSVTQVTFRGIKAGAKLPITEARMTVHDVEGPLELLGLEGNMVPNDQGQCDCHLHILMSRSSGEVIGGHLFDARVFASCEIMLSEFHGSGVERHMSQSGGISTIYLED from the coding sequence ATGAAAAAGGTATGGTTTAAAGAGTGTTCGGGGGGGCGGCGCTTCCTCGTAAAAATTTCCCAGGGCGAGTGGTTGGTGGAATCGCTGCGCCGGTTTGCGGCTGAAGCCGGTGTGCGCAGCGCCGTGATCCTTTCTGCGGTTGGCTCGGTCACGCAGGTGACATTCCGGGGGATCAAGGCCGGAGCCAAGTTGCCGATCACGGAAGCGCGCATGACGGTGCATGATGTCGAAGGCCCTTTGGAACTGCTGGGGCTGGAAGGAAACATGGTGCCCAACGATCAGGGTCAGTGCGACTGTCATCTGCATATCCTCATGTCGCGTTCGTCCGGTGAAGTGATCGGTGGACACTTGTTTGATGCACGGGTGTTTGCCAGTTGCGAGATCATGCTCAGTGAGTTTCACGGCAGCGGCGTGGAACGTCATATGTCGCAAAGCGGTGGAATTTCGACGATTTACCTGGAGGATTAA